In Vespa velutina chromosome 14, iVesVel2.1, whole genome shotgun sequence, the genomic stretch ccaatttttattaaaacgcaCCATTTCAAATCAATCTCACGGGATTATATCATATACGAAATCGAGAACGCATTTCACAAAATATATTGAGTGATTCAACGCGACCGACGTTACCGTCCGAAAATATTCTTCGTTCGAATAACGGAACAGCGAGTGCCATCTTTCGATCTTgatcatcattattaatgaTCGATCTGATACCGATATTATTAGCGAATGGATCGTAAAGCTAGCTTTCCTATCGTTTtgcatgataaatataaaattgaaaattaaacgtACGTTTAAACGGCACCCCGATATAAGACCAGACCATGAAggttactttcttttttctttttttccttttttttctttttctctctcttttttttttttttgtttctataacAAACCATTACGAGACGTGGAAGGTGAacggaaaaatgaaaaaggaatccGCGTCTCCTCGTTTTTTGATCTCATTTATCGTTACATTCATCGTGACATACAGTATATCTTTACAAATATGTTTTTCGCTTGTCCGCAAGACCTTACGTCTTGGGTCAAATTATTCTATGAAATTTTAGCTTTTAGCTTCTCTCACGTTCTCGCTCGATTTTAAACGATTGGACAATTATATACCGTAGCATCATGGTACGCACATTAAATCGTTTTGTCGGCGTTTTTCATGTTTACAAATGGCCTACGTAATTCTCCGTTGATGAACGAGAATCTTAGCGTTtgcatgttttttcttttttctttctttctttttttttttttttttttttttcaacgcaCGCGTCTTACGACGAGCCTTACGGAGTTTCAAGTCAAATTTCTCGGTGTATAAATGTTTTCAATTGCATCAAcgtacgttttttcttttttttctttttttttttatatttaaaagggGCGGGGACGGGGCGGGTCGGTTGACGAACACTAATCGACGCTTACGGTCGAAACGCGGAGGTATTCACGATAGGCGACATCGAAAGcgatctttccttcttccttccttcgtccCTCCTTGGGCGTTTTTTACGCGTCGCGAGAACAAAGGACCATTATTGTGAAAATCATTTGTCGAGCATGCCTGTGCGCGGCCATGTCATGCGTGCATACGCACGTACTACACAAACGTATACGAGAGAGAACGACGTTAAttccatttttctattttacataTGACATCGGGATATtcgatggaaaatatttaaaaagatcttGTTAATCGTTCACGCCGTTCTCCCGTAATAAGATCTCGAAGAATGAATTAAAGTGGACGACAAGTTTACAtatcacatttattttaacgtCCACTTTGTCAACGGATCGAACAAAGTCTGCTTGTGCTGCTCTTGAAAATATCCTCTTTGCCCTCTCTATCTCATCCTCCTTCGTGctccttctttttgttctttttctttttttcttttttttctttgtttttcttttttcattacaaaatataagaaaacatatataGCGCTCGATGAGTATCGATTGGATACGCGTCGACGAAACAAAATGATCGTATTTAAGGAGATCGTTAACGTCGAGATTCAAACTAACGATTCAAACTAACCTTTAAAGCTAACAATAAAAATGGCGACGgtataatgaaaattgtaaCATAACGCCTTAACTGGGCGCAAGCGTACACATTTTCGTCTGGGTCGCCGTTGTCATTCGAGGaacatatatatctctctgtcCGTAGTCGAACGCGTTTATTTGAACGCACTTCTATCTTGTCCTACCTCTTTCATCTTCGTCCTACGACTAAGCTATTAATCGCGTTTAATAAGcagcacatacacacaatatctcttttcttatgCTTCTTACTAACAGAGCGACATACGCGTTGCGTGTATACTACAGCATGTGTTACTCTCtcttaattgttaatttacttatttacttatataaagTCGCTTGCTTCAGTTAGAAACTATAttcggagaaaagaaaatcgcgGCGATCCTACGTAATCctcatacatataatttacTCGTGCCTACAGCTACCTTATCGTGACTTTATCGTCCAAGGCTGTATCGACCAGACGCTTTCTTATCagagataaattttcaaattgacTTGACGCTTTAAGCTTCTCGTCGGTGTTCGTCCTTTATATATCCGATCTCGATACGCGaacattttcttattctcccTCCCGAAACGTTAACTTTAATCGATCGCTTCAATCTTAACAATTAATGGAGACCAAAGCGACGTCCGTCCGCGTTGCCACTTCACATTCATAGTTTCGTACGACGGATTCGATCGTGAGATCGTCGTATCGATCGTTCTCGTCTATACGCGCGTAATTACTCATCTATGTACGTGGGTCTTATCGCGCGCTTTTACCTACGTAAATACAATTGCGAGTCTCTTGTTACGTGTCGATTAATCGGCGACgatataaatacgattaacATATGTTACGTCAGATAGAAACAGCGATACATCTtgctttctatttcttatttttctcaaatatttgCAACGGTATATAATGCAACGGTTAAGTGACAACGATTAAGTTGTCGGCTTACGAGAAGGGCCGACGATATCTtacttgttcttctttttctcttcgctttttctttccttcatagAAACGATAAACGCACGATATTGCAATCGGTAAAAGCAAGAAGAAACTTGCCAGACTTTCCCCCCTCGAAATCGAGCACGCAAGCACTTATTGTCGTAAAATGATTTGTACTTGTGAGATGACATAATAACGATGCATGCTCTCTTCGACGTTGCAATcgattattcgataatttcgTCACAGATTGCTTTTATCGCGAATCGGACGTTCCTCGAACGAAGAAGGATTCGAATATACGTTATATCTAATTACGTCGGGGTTACTCGACTTTAAGTGAAAGTATAAAAACGAAAGCGGCGAACGACCCTTTCGTCGCTTTTACTAGACATATTGTCAATGTACCGATTGATTCGATGGTCGAATCGAATGTGACCTTTCGctctccttccctttctcttcttatcctTTCTCTTCATTCGATCATACTCGCGAGTATTACCTTCGAACGTAGAAGGATTAGAAGGCTGCTCtgttaaatgagaaaagatcGCACGCGTGATATGGTCATATCTAGATATGAACTTTCaacgatttaatcgaatagaaaaattcgcctcgctcgttcgttcgcgtctttccgaaaaaaaaaaaaaaaaaggaaagttcgTCGACGTCGCATCTTCATCGATACGATCGTTTGCAGATCACTTTTCAGGGactctcccccccctctctctctctctctctctctctgcctgtcCATGATCAAGGAGTGTGTCATCTTGGAAAGAGCCGATTAGCCAAGGTTTCAAAGGAACGAGACGTACGAGACGAGACGACCAGGTGCGAATCGTCCGTTCGAAGGGAACCTGTCGTCCTGGTCGACATCACCAAGGGACAAGCACTTTCGAGTGCTTTCCCCTTGAGAACGTATTCGTCTCTTCTTTGACTTTTCAGCCGAATCGATGTATTGTCTTCGTCACAACCATATCTGTgccgttaaaagaaaaaagtcagtCCTTTTGATACGAGAAATTGcgtgataattatattctcaAATTTGTTCACCTCTTCGCTGTTGACCACTAGTCAGACTTTTTCGCAGCTCGAATGAGGCAGCTCCCTCTGTTCCGCTTCTTGCTGCTGAGACgtatccttctccttttcccttgtcctctctctcttttctttctccttccctttctccttctccctctccttttcgGCCTTCCTCTCTCGAAGCATCTCCATTCTTCTAGCCTGATGCATCTCCATTCTTCTAGCCCGATGCAAGCTCCCCGAAGGAAAGGTCGAATCTTCGACAGCCGCGGCCGCGGCCGCTGACGCTCCTCGTTCCACCGCGCTCTGctcgattatttaatatcaatttatttctccCCAAAagatatcttctctctcttcgaggGGTTGGGTTGGGTTGGGttgggtgggggggggggggggggcgaggggcggcggcggcggcgtgAAGGATCATTTTTATCACCTCGAAggtgtagaaagagaaagaggggaaggaaaaagagggacGACTTAGGTAcatacttttaaaataaaactggCGGTCGAGCTCTTGCCTATTGGACTTTGCACCGTCGAAGGATGACTGTGAGTATGGTGGCCATGGGCACTGAAATATCCACCTACTTTAGGCTTGATATGCCTGTTGTGCACCTCCATGTGAACGATTTTCATAAACTCGATCTGAGCCGCCAACTTTTGTATTTCTTCctgaaaagaagacaaaagaaaaaaaaaaagatagaaggaacGTTTCCTCGATCTAACGCGTCTTACGCGTGATATCCTTCGAGATATCGAGCTCAAATCAGGACCTTCAGTTCCTCGTTCTCCTGATAGAGATCGGTCGTTTCTTCGGGCACCAAGCCGATTCCGTTTAGCGAGAAACTCGCCGTGACGCCTCGAGCTCGCGCCCGGCTATCCCATTGATCTCCCTGACCCCGAAGAACCCGTATTACCTGAAAAATCGTTGCTtcgttatatcgttaaatcgttaaatcgttaaatcgttaaatCGTTAATAACCGGTAGATATTAATGACCGGTTAGGCCGGCATACCTTGGGCCCGAATACGAGATAAATGGTGACGGAAGTCGAAAACTGAGTACGAACGAAGCCcagaaaatatttcacgtcCGGTCCAGCGTGCGGCAAGAGGAAGAGGCTACGGAGGAGGAAGGGTAAAACGGGATTTTCATTATTTGACTTTTTACTCTtagttctttctattttttctttttttctcttttttcttttctctctcttttgctctgaTTTGTCTCTCAGAGATGAGTTTACATACTGTATGGAGATCATGAGGATGTTAACGACGGCTATGTTGTAAATGGCGGTGCTTATCAGTCGTGCCTCGTTGAAGAGACTCTCGGCGTTTCGTACGTTGTAACAGACTTTTATGCCCCAGGCGAGAAATAGGATCTCTccttgaaaaagaaacggaacgGCCGGATAGTGTTCCTTGTTAAAGTAATCGTTTAATCGTAAATCGTATCTTTCATaagtttatcgattaattaccAATGGCCAGGCTATGATCCCACCAATTGTAAGAgcattgataaaatttcagACCGAGTTTGTCGGCTATCACTTCCGCGTACGGTGGCGCACTGAGCGTCCATGTACCAAGGTATATCAACATGACCAATAATATCGGTACCATCCATTGTAACAATTGCTTGTCCGTCAGTTTGACCTTGTGTGCGCTCTTAACGCGATAGGTCAATGATACTctgaatagaaatagaaagaaagaaagaaagaaagaaagagaacgtaaTTCGTTCGTAAGGTTTTAATCGTCGTCTCGTatccaattattattacctccAAGTCTTCATCAGCAGGGCGGTGTAAGATATGCAAAAGCCGAGATGCCTGGTCCATTTCGTGGCTATGCACGAGTACATGTCGAGTACCGGGAATATAGCCGCCATCTTTATcaacaaaaacgaaacaaaagtgAGGAAGAATGAAGGACTTGAAGGTGGCGCTTGTCCAACGAAATCCTTAACCGATCGTATGTACCTCGAGATACATTATGGCGCAACCAAGTAGCGTGATGGACAGGAATATAGGCGAGGCGACTTTGAATACTTTGAGCTTACGGTGTTGGTAAACATAGGCAACGAGGACGACGGTACCGAAGACGCAAAATATGGAGAATCCCAGCAGCGTGATCCTTgaaaatgacaataacaagACGATTTAAAGGGTCGCCCGGTCGGGAATTACCTCTCGTTTCACATTTGATTCGTTCGAAATACCTAAAGGGCCAATTGTAAGGAGCCAAGCATGGCTCCGGTCCTTTGCACCTGGCACATCCCGGGGCGCACCGTAAACATCGAAATGTTTTCACGTAATAGTCGCTAATATTCTCTTGCATCTCTTTCCATGCCGCTAAAAGAAAGGCGCATAACGTTTCTTCATATATACCAGTTTCTAATTGTCAAGCCACGGTACTTCATTCAATGGTCCAACCTTCAACGAGTATACCATCGAAGCCAGCCCCACGTTGAAAATTCGTACCAAGGTAGAAACCCTGTCGACACTTGCAAACGTAAGCGCCCTTTGCCCATCCAGCTCCAACTCCGTGTTCGTTGACCTTGCCGTTGGGACTATGATACTCGCactgtaaataaatttcaattttctccAATTCTTTGAGTAGGTATATGGTATCTCATGGTACAATCTATACTATTTATCAAGATAAATTAGTCCGACGTAAATTTTACGTCTATTCCGTTGTCACAAAATTGTTGTATGTAATTGTGATATGGCGCGAAGGCGAAAGAAgcgtttaaaagaaagagttcGTTTCCAAAGCGTCCTCATCTAATTACCGATTATTCGATACTATCGCACTTTTATGTCACGTAAATATATTCGCGCTATCTTCATCGTACTGAGACTGAAAGCTCGTCCATTATATTAATCGTGATCGGGCCGAGAATACGCTGGTTGGCACGCTGCTTGGAATAATGTATCAGAATTGCAGAAAAGCCGACTCCTTTGCGCCCCTCGTCTATATAAGACGGTTGTTCATTACCAAACATGCATGTTCTAGGCCCTCAGCGAAAAGCGacgagtgtgtgtgtgtgagcgcGCGCGACGTTTCGATAGTGTTTGTTTGTCTGTggaaaaaaacttttattaccTGCGTCGTATCGTCCTGACACTTGTGGGTGCCTCTAAAGGATGCTATTTGATTACTCGACGATGCGCTATCGCCATAGGGGGATGCATTGCATTGATTCACCTCCAAGCCGCTGATATCAATATCCATGCTCAAAAATTCTCGCACACTTGGGAGAAATAAACAACGGCaagatttatttctaattggcATTCGAAACTTTGAATAATCGTAAAGCCGTATCTAAAGGCGTGGGATCTAGATAAGGGTTCTTTGCTTATACGGGAATATATGTGGATTGCCCTATcgtgatatttttcatatacaaTGGGTACGTAAGAAGCTGCATTATTACTATCGATTAAAAACGGAAGAAGCAACTATTGTAAACTTCGTCCCGAGGGACGAATCGGTGGAAAGCCAATTTCGCGAGGCAACACGCTAATCGTTTAGCCTGCTTCTTAAACGCTGATCCGAAATGATATTTGTCGATTAGATATTTACGATTGTCGATTAGATACgattaattcgttcgttcctcTTTGATCGTCGATCTTTATCAGCCATCTCAATAACATTCTTTGAAAACGTTAAACATCTTcatttttcgatcgaacgcTCGTCTTTGTCTCCAACTTTAGATTTCCACCGAGACTCCCCGATGTATCAACAGTTTCAGAGTTTTCAATTTTCCTACGTATAAGAGATCAAAGTTTAAGAAACTAGAGGAGAGTTACGAAACTGCGAACGATAAGTAGGAAGGAAGTATAGGGATGGATTGAAATTAAAGCAATATGTAAGAATACAAGAGACAGCAGTATATATCTCAAGTATatagaaggaggaagaaaggggGATCGAAGGTAGGAAGAAATAGGGAAGTACGAACCCGTGTCGAGTATCCGGGGGGCGCACGTTGACGCTGTACGAGATGAGCCATTGGCGAGTCTTGCAGGAGAAATACGGGATGGTCCACCAACCCCTGTAGGATTCAATCGGCGGTGACTGCATGAACTTCGGTGACCTGAGATCACACGCAAACGCCACACAACCGTCATAGAAACTTCGACCTCTTTTAAACGCGCGTGCTTCGTGCAACGCGACCCCGCCGATCCGTGATCGCCGATCTCTTTCATAAGCCCCTCAACCCAACCACCGCGCGCGCCAatccctcttttttcatttaccttCGGCGTGCCTTTTGACCCTTTTTTGAGCACTTCACGGTCATCCGAGCGCAAACGTTCCTCCAAACGATCTCGTCCGACACGACATCGCTCTTGGCCTCTGCGATATGAACCCTAAACAAAATAGTTTACACAATTGTTGCTCGCTTTTTACAACCTCGCATTATTCCTGAAAGGGCGCTCCGAATTTTTGCGATCAATCGAATCAATTACTTTCGatcatttctttaatatttcacgTTAATAATtcgtatcgattatttttcttacgaatCGAGGACTATCGAGGGGTCTGGAAGACGTGTCGTGTCGAATCGTCATCGGAACGTTGCTTACCAAACATATTACGAGCGAAATAACGTTACTCGCTAAGTCTTCGTGTATCGAGTTTCTATGACCTGACGCTCGTACGGGATGATGAAGGACCAGATGAATGATCGTGGAGCGCCTACGAATCCCGTTAACGATACCCGTTCTTCTTCGGTAGAACGTACTCCTTGCAAGAAAgacaatcgatattttataatcgtgGTAAAGGGCCGAATTCGATCAACAATCGTCTACGCgagcttttttctctttacttttcttttcatttctattcttttcttttttggtacGTTCCACCGTTCGGGAAAACGGGGCAGAGGAGCGAGCGCGGgagggggtggggtggggggtgGGAGAGGGGACAGGATGCAAGATTTCAATCTAAGAGAATGTGTCTGGTTCGGCAGTGCGAATCGATTCGGTgccgtgcgtgcgtgcgtgcgtgcgtgcgtgcgtgcgtgcgtgcgtgcagaTTAATCGTTCGAACGATTAAAAGAGACAGGCTTTTCTCGAGTCTTCGATCCTTCGGGCTCTACGAGAGCTCGggaaacgaataataaaatatatttgcacGGACAAACGTCATGgaattgttctttttatgtCGAATCAACGAAGGCGGTGCTGAAAGAAAGacattatttaagaaaagtaATGTCTTCGTtgctctccttttttcttttctttttcttcttttatataactcACGCTCATCCTCAAATTTTATTAGCTTTTGCGACCATTCTAAATAAATTCGCCGTGACATACAGTGATCTAAGCTCAAATTCAAACGACCGACAAACATCTGGCTCGGCTTTAACGCCGAAAAGAAATACTATCGATACACTTCGCATGCATCTGTTAATATAACAGTAGTTCTCTTCCTTTACCGgcgaatctttttattttcgaataaaccTCGTGCGAAACTTTACACGCATATCTATTCGCAAAAACGATGCCATCTATAGCATCACGTTCGAGAAAAGCTTGCTCCGAGAAAGAGATGAGGGACAATTGGAAGAGATCTAACACTAAATCTTGTACCACAATTAGCTTTCTCTCGCCTGcatcgatttcatttttagCTATGtcggaaaagaaacgaagagctTATTCTTTCATCCTCGTATCGCGTATCAAATTGGATGTGCGCAATATCGTGGAAACATTTGCATTCCTCAATAATAATTCCATTTAAGGAACATCTGATgtaattataacgaatatatattcgatgctctcgtttcttctttattaagatttaattaaaatgactAGTGATGACTAGAATAGAGATATAATGAAGGATAGATTGTGATAGGTGTTAATAATAAGTGACGTGAAAGATGGAGACAAAACGGGAGGGAAAAATCGtccgaaggaaggaagagaccGTCGAACCTTAATCCCGTGCTAGCACCAGCATTTTCGAACCAGGGTAGACTCGGATCCGGCCTGGATCCTGCCTGTAGAGCATGGCCTTCGACCTCGATCGGTTCGCCCACGCTTCCGGGACTCCTCTTGAGCCATACGGCGTTTATCACCGTCCCGGTAGATGCGTTCAATGCGATCACCCTTGCTTCCACGGCGTCGTTCACCGAAAGGAGCAACGATTTCGCCAAGACGCCCAAAAAACCTACGGACGTAATCGTTCGTTTTTCCTGAAtcttttcgtaataataaatccCAATGACAATCGACGACAACGTTCTTAGACGTTAATATTCGCGTACGTCGATTATCGAAGAGGAATAAGTGcttaagaaggaaaaagaagaggtaTGAGCCAGGAGTATGGTATTTTCGGAGTACGGTATGCGCAACGCAGGTGGTAAGGTGGGGCTTCGTGAGTCGGGAGATCGATAGACGGCCGGCCGAGCATCCGGTCTCTCCTCCACACTCTCGTTACCCTTCTTCCTTCGCAAAACCATTGAAATTCTGTTCAAACGAGAGGCTACCCGACTAACGGCACGTGCCTATTTTATATTGTCCATCCTCCGGAATAATATTATCAGTTGTAGATGGGGTATAAATAATGCGCAACCGAGAGATACCCCGACCGTTTCAAACACAATGCCTCTACGAGAACGTATTCTTAGAAACACGCGATAACACGTTCCGTGGAATGACGTATCGCCTGCGTATTCGTGAATACTGCACAACCAACTACATATTActatcttactttcttttccttttctgcgAGCAAGACCCGATTGGATCactccagagagagagaga encodes the following:
- the LOC124954074 gene encoding probable G-protein coupled receptor CG31760; its protein translation is MGKSWLLALFSGRMTTMTTMTTMTMMAYVTMAGAGTSSAPSFFTTATTTTTTTATTTTTTTTTTSTTTTSTTTSTTTRMDSKFDGKKLTDIEEALDVIEAASSGSLGDECASTAGFKSLPAGASLDPRRYDTARQKTDMTAMMLQNLGPSGVARHNGFLGVLAKSLLLSVNDAVEARVIALNASTGTVINAVWLKRSPGSVGEPIEVEGHALQAGSRPDPSLPWFENAGASTGLRVHIAEAKSDVVSDEIVWRNVCARMTVKCSKKGQKARRRSPKFMQSPPIESYRGWWTIPYFSCKTRQWLISYSVNVRPPDTRHGVREFLSMDIDISGLEVNQCNASPYGDSASSSNQIASFRGTHKCQDDTTQCEYHSPNGKVNEHGVGAGWAKGAYVCKCRQGFYLGTNFQRGAGFDGILVEAAWKEMQENISDYYVKTFRCLRCAPGCARCKGPEPCLAPYNWPFRITLLGFSIFCVFGTVVLVAYVYQHRKLKVFKVASPIFLSITLLGCAIMYLEMAAIFPVLDMYSCIATKWTRHLGFCISYTALLMKTWRVSLTYRVKSAHKVKLTDKQLLQWMVPILLVMLIYLGTWTLSAPPYAEVIADKLGLKFYQCSYNWWDHSLAIGEILFLAWGIKVCYNVRNAESLFNEARLISTAIYNIAVVNILMISIHLFLLPHAGPDVKYFLGFVRTQFSTSVTIYLVFGPKVIRVLRGQGDQWDSRARARGVTASFSLNGIGLVPEETTDLYQENEELKEEIQKLAAQIEFMKIVHMEVHNRHIKPKVGGYFSAHGHHTHSHPSTVQSPIGKSSTASFILKQSAVERGASAAAAAAVEDSTFPSGSLHRARRMEMHQARRMEMLRERKAEKEREKEKGKEKEKRERTREKEKDTSQQQEAEQRELPHSSCEKV